Proteins from one Mucilaginibacter jinjuensis genomic window:
- a CDS encoding formylglycine-generating enzyme family protein, whose amino-acid sequence MKSKALILLGVTLVALQACKNHPDKTENNVTSAAKVTEVKKTYIVKKINFPGSAASMCRPTGLTRSDSATFMEGGGREFRETVFDKPAGVGEVPAGMKFIDGGEFSMGGVNPVGMNDGGHEMMNDARPVHRVALHSFYMDATEVTNKQFAAFVKATGYVTVAEQKPTREEFPDAPEENLVAGSMVFIAPPQKVPLNNYLQWWDYVKGADWRHPEGPNTNIIGKDNYPVVQVCWQDAAAYAKWAGKRLPTEAEWEYAARGGESGKLYAWGNELKPGGKWMANIFEGSFPDKDAGIDGFKGLAPVKQFPANGYGLYDIAGNAWEWCNDWYRPDYYQTVSNNKVTNNPKGPADSYDPDEPGVKKKVQRGGSFLCTDQYCTRYMVGTRGKGDYRSASNHIGFRCVKDVAPVSANKMASN is encoded by the coding sequence ATGAAAAGCAAGGCATTAATATTATTGGGAGTAACACTGGTGGCTTTACAGGCTTGTAAAAACCATCCCGATAAAACCGAAAATAATGTTACTTCTGCAGCTAAGGTTACAGAAGTTAAAAAGACCTATATCGTTAAAAAGATAAACTTTCCGGGCAGCGCAGCTTCTATGTGCAGGCCAACAGGGCTTACACGGTCTGACAGCGCCACATTTATGGAAGGCGGCGGCCGTGAGTTCAGAGAAACCGTATTTGATAAACCGGCCGGTGTTGGCGAAGTGCCTGCCGGCATGAAATTTATTGATGGCGGCGAGTTTAGTATGGGTGGTGTAAACCCCGTAGGTATGAATGATGGCGGGCACGAGATGATGAATGATGCACGCCCGGTTCACCGTGTAGCCCTGCACTCATTTTATATGGATGCTACCGAGGTTACCAATAAACAATTTGCCGCATTTGTAAAAGCTACGGGGTATGTAACTGTTGCAGAGCAAAAACCAACCCGCGAAGAATTTCCGGATGCGCCCGAAGAAAATCTGGTAGCGGGATCTATGGTATTTATAGCGCCGCCGCAAAAAGTACCTTTGAACAATTACCTGCAATGGTGGGATTACGTTAAGGGCGCAGATTGGAGGCACCCCGAAGGCCCGAACACTAATATTATAGGGAAAGATAATTACCCGGTAGTGCAGGTTTGCTGGCAGGATGCCGCTGCTTATGCTAAATGGGCAGGTAAACGTTTACCAACAGAAGCTGAGTGGGAATATGCAGCCAGAGGAGGTGAATCAGGCAAATTATATGCCTGGGGCAATGAGCTAAAGCCCGGCGGCAAATGGATGGCCAATATATTTGAAGGTTCTTTCCCTGATAAAGATGCAGGTATTGATGGCTTTAAAGGCTTAGCCCCCGTAAAACAATTTCCTGCAAACGGTTATGGCTTATATGATATAGCAGGCAACGCCTGGGAGTGGTGTAATGACTGGTACCGCCCGGATTATTATCAAACTGTTTCAAATAATAAAGTAACTAATAACCCTAAAGGCCCGGCTGATTCTTATGATCCCGATGAACCAGGCGTTAAAAAGAAAGTACAAAGAGGCGGCTCATTTTTATGTACCGACCAGTATTGCACCCGGTACATGGTGGGCACCCGCGGCAAAGGCGATTACAGATCGGCATCTAACCATATCGGTTTCCGCTGTGTGAAAGATGTAGCCCCTGTATCTGCAAATAAAATGGCATCTAATTAA
- a CDS encoding phosphate-starvation-inducible PsiE family protein, whose product MENFFRYFEKYISYALMAIAMLFVCYQTIDLMFSFVFRLVHSIQDKTYVLEAKGRSIAGVFFTILLTLEIIQTIKVFSHNHSTKLKIILIVGLIAVTRKILIFDMEEVTPLAEFAIAALIISLSAGYFLVSRSEKSNVNESE is encoded by the coding sequence ATGGAGAACTTCTTTAGATATTTTGAAAAGTATATTTCTTATGCACTAATGGCCATAGCTATGCTGTTTGTTTGCTACCAGACAATAGATCTGATGTTCAGCTTTGTATTTAGGTTGGTTCATAGTATCCAGGATAAAACATACGTCCTGGAGGCCAAGGGCAGATCTATTGCGGGGGTGTTTTTTACTATTTTGTTAACGCTTGAAATTATCCAGACCATTAAAGTTTTCTCGCATAATCACTCTACTAAACTTAAAATTATATTAATTGTAGGGCTTATTGCAGTAACAAGGAAAATCTTAATATTTGATATGGAGGAAGTAACCCCTTTAGCAGAATTCGCTATTGCGGCTTTAATAATTTCTTTATCAGCAGGCTATTTCCTGGTTTCAAGATCAGAAAAATCTAACGTAAATGAAAGCGAATAA
- a CDS encoding DUF6515 family protein, with amino-acid sequence MKNLIRKQGPVVIMFGLLVFIFSPDRSLAQRFHHGGFHGFGGGGGGFNGGGGFHGFNGGNGGGMRPGAGGSGTRKPVNPNPHPNPGPGPSPGPHPGPGPNPHPPGPGPGPHPGPPPPPPPHPYYPYGPRPIVPMPYIYHPFVPFYWGPYWHPIGFFVATLTTAAIVISIENEQYHYDEGVYYVQSSGGYKVVPAPVGATVSSLPSGYTTVITNGTTYYYFGGAYYTKISATSFKVVQPPVGATVTQLPEGSAEQEIDGKKYMVYNNTYYQPISQDGKDAYEVVVISK; translated from the coding sequence ATGAAAAATTTGATCAGAAAACAAGGCCCGGTTGTTATTATGTTTGGCCTTCTTGTATTTATTTTCTCACCAGATCGCTCTTTGGCCCAGCGCTTTCATCATGGAGGGTTTCATGGTTTCGGCGGCGGGGGCGGAGGCTTTAACGGAGGAGGTGGTTTCCACGGTTTTAACGGCGGTAATGGCGGTGGTATGCGCCCCGGTGCCGGTGGCTCTGGTACGCGCAAACCTGTAAACCCCAATCCACATCCTAATCCCGGCCCCGGGCCATCACCTGGTCCGCATCCGGGCCCGGGTCCTAACCCGCATCCTCCAGGTCCGGGTCCTGGGCCACATCCTGGTCCGCCGCCTCCACCGCCGCCGCATCCTTATTATCCATACGGGCCAAGGCCAATTGTGCCAATGCCATACATTTATCACCCCTTTGTGCCATTTTACTGGGGGCCATACTGGCACCCGATAGGTTTCTTCGTAGCAACCTTAACTACGGCGGCCATTGTTATCAGCATAGAGAACGAACAGTATCATTATGATGAGGGCGTTTATTATGTGCAAAGTTCTGGCGGTTATAAAGTGGTACCGGCTCCGGTTGGTGCTACGGTTAGTTCGCTGCCATCGGGATATACAACGGTAATTACAAACGGTACTACCTACTATTATTTCGGAGGGGCTTACTACACAAAAATAAGTGCAACATCATTTAAGGTTGTTCAGCCGCCGGTAGGGGCCACTGTTACACAATTGCCCGAAGGATCTGCCGAACAGGAAATTGATGGCAAAAAGTACATGGTATACAATAACACCTATTACCAGCCAATTTCGCAGGATGGTAAAGATGCTTACGAAGTGGTTGTAATCAGTAAGTAA
- a CDS encoding outer membrane beta-barrel protein produces MKRLTYIIVALIGFCNYAQAQTQTKAQSDLNLGRDLFFVGYEVSIPTNSNYLTKTSWAGARFDYHRMITPDVSVGIGVSYNSFDQYFKKQTYQRPDGTGAVTSDMIRQIYTSPITASIRYYFPGAMVRPYAGIGLGAEYSEQNAYFNIYSVGSNNWGFVVRPEVGALGKFNRNVGGFVSVAYNYATNSNDAFHINHLAQFPITVGLLFTAP; encoded by the coding sequence ATGAAAAGATTAACATATATCATAGTTGCATTAATAGGTTTTTGCAACTATGCGCAAGCCCAGACGCAAACTAAAGCTCAGAGTGATCTTAACCTCGGTCGCGACTTGTTTTTTGTTGGATACGAGGTGTCCATTCCAACCAATAGCAATTACTTAACCAAAACCAGCTGGGCAGGTGCCCGGTTCGATTATCACCGGATGATTACGCCCGATGTGTCTGTGGGTATTGGAGTTAGCTACAATTCGTTCGATCAATACTTCAAAAAACAAACTTACCAAAGGCCCGATGGTACCGGCGCAGTAACCAGTGACATGATCAGGCAGATCTATACGTCACCCATAACTGCCAGCATCCGCTATTATTTCCCGGGTGCTATGGTGAGGCCTTATGCCGGTATAGGTTTAGGTGCAGAGTATAGCGAACAAAACGCCTACTTCAACATTTACAGCGTTGGCTCAAATAACTGGGGTTTTGTTGTAAGGCCAGAAGTAGGGGCGTTAGGCAAGTTTAACCGTAATGTAGGTGGCTTTGTAAGTGTAGCTTATAATTACGCCACCAATAGCAACGATGCATTCCATATCAACCATTTAGCACAGTTCCCTATTACGGTGGGCTTGCTTTTTACTGCACCGTAA
- a CDS encoding DUF2092 domain-containing protein, producing the protein MRTKFILCLSGLILATGISLRAQNVDTSALYIMQRMSNTLKSITSCKVHVEAFYDTPTDAYGLVKRSKEEEVYAHFPDKLMIDNKEENERHALIYNGKQITYYSYDNNDYSNIDNVPATSLETIQLLSKTYGIEVPAADFFYPSFVEDIKSTAINLSLVGKSMVNGKECFHIAGKDSTMTYQFWIQNDVMFLPAKMVIVYNNRPGSPQFEAIYSGWDINTDIPASVFEFIVPPNSQKIVIKPTANQ; encoded by the coding sequence ATGCGTACTAAATTCATTTTATGTTTATCGGGGCTGATACTGGCAACGGGTATTAGTTTACGAGCCCAGAATGTTGATACATCAGCCTTGTATATTATGCAGCGTATGAGTAATACTTTAAAAAGTATCACATCGTGCAAGGTGCACGTAGAGGCATTTTATGACACACCAACTGATGCTTACGGGCTTGTTAAGCGATCGAAGGAAGAAGAGGTTTATGCGCATTTTCCGGATAAATTAATGATTGATAATAAAGAAGAAAATGAGCGCCATGCCTTAATTTATAATGGGAAGCAAATAACCTATTATTCGTACGATAATAACGACTACAGCAATATCGATAATGTACCGGCTACATCGTTGGAAACTATCCAGCTGTTAAGCAAAACTTATGGCATTGAAGTACCCGCAGCCGATTTTTTCTACCCATCCTTTGTAGAAGATATTAAATCAACGGCTATTAATTTGTCGCTCGTTGGTAAATCAATGGTTAATGGTAAGGAGTGTTTTCACATAGCAGGTAAAGACTCTACCATGACCTACCAGTTTTGGATACAAAATGATGTGATGTTTTTGCCGGCCAAAATGGTAATTGTTTACAATAACAGGCCGGGTTCACCTCAATTTGAGGCTATCTATTCGGGCTGGGATATTAATACGGATATACCTGCTTCGGTATTTGAATTTATAGTGCCGCCAAATTCACAAAAGATAGTTATTAAACCAACGGCTAACCAATAA
- a CDS encoding BamA/TamA family outer membrane protein, whose translation MKKLRHISMLIILGVFCLSVATVMAQDAPKDTTKKKEKHKVSFKDSLDHAFDLSNYMIYAGGFVLVPVPITEPALGGIGGALVPVFLKQRAPLIDTVNGKVRIRRINPDITGALAMYTANNSWMAGLFRGGTFAKPNITYRAMAAYGSLNLSFYHTFPVIGEKEFKFNFKVVPIYLQALKQFGNNNRWSAGIQYLFLDAKISSKGDNMPDFVTSKELNSIISQVGGVFQYDSRDNIFTPNKGVRLQADFFWSNSILGSDYNSWQIDYSAIGYTPIFKKLIGGLRIEGQQSLGSPPFYTLPFVNLRGVPSGRYQGKATLQSEVETRWDFYKRWSAVFYGGTGVAYDKWSDMFANDLVYSYGTGFRYLIARKFGLRMGADVARGPEKWAYYIVFGSSWLR comes from the coding sequence ATGAAGAAACTTCGACACATATCTATGCTGATTATTCTTGGTGTTTTTTGCCTGTCTGTTGCAACGGTTATGGCGCAGGATGCTCCAAAAGACACTACGAAGAAAAAGGAAAAGCATAAGGTTTCTTTCAAAGATTCACTCGATCATGCTTTCGATCTAAGTAATTATATGATTTACGCAGGTGGATTTGTGTTAGTACCGGTTCCAATTACCGAACCGGCATTAGGGGGTATAGGTGGCGCACTGGTGCCTGTATTTTTAAAGCAAAGGGCACCGCTTATTGATACTGTAAATGGTAAGGTAAGGATCAGGCGCATCAACCCGGATATTACAGGTGCTTTGGCTATGTACACAGCCAATAACAGTTGGATGGCTGGTTTATTTAGGGGCGGTACATTTGCTAAACCCAATATTACTTATAGGGCAATGGCTGCTTACGGTAGCCTTAACCTTAGTTTTTATCATACATTCCCCGTTATAGGCGAAAAAGAATTCAAGTTTAATTTCAAGGTTGTGCCCATCTATTTGCAGGCTTTGAAACAATTTGGCAATAATAATAGGTGGAGTGCCGGTATCCAATATCTTTTCCTGGACGCGAAAATTTCTTCGAAGGGAGATAACATGCCGGATTTTGTCACTTCGAAAGAACTGAATAGCATCATCAGTCAGGTAGGAGGTGTTTTTCAATACGATAGCCGCGATAACATTTTTACACCTAATAAAGGGGTGCGCCTCCAGGCAGATTTCTTTTGGTCAAATTCCATTTTAGGCAGCGATTACAACTCCTGGCAAATCGATTATTCGGCTATTGGATATACCCCAATTTTTAAAAAACTGATAGGTGGCCTGCGCATAGAGGGGCAACAATCATTAGGCAGCCCACCATTTTACACTTTACCATTTGTCAATTTAAGAGGGGTGCCATCAGGCAGGTACCAGGGCAAAGCCACTTTACAGTCTGAGGTAGAAACCCGCTGGGATTTTTATAAACGTTGGAGCGCCGTGTTTTATGGCGGCACCGGCGTTGCTTATGATAAATGGAGCGACATGTTTGCAAACGACCTGGTGTATAGTTATGGCACAGGTTTCAGGTACCTCATAGCACGAAAATTTGGCCTGCGTATGGGCGCGGATGTAGCACGTGGCCCAGAGAAATGGGCATACTATATTGTGTTTGGCAGCAGTTGGCTGCGGTAA
- a CDS encoding DUF4136 domain-containing protein: MKKHILLLIAVAIGFASCRKEPDYNQLSSDFIVSTNFDKSVSFNTYKTYYISDTVINLGGTGKDTVITDANAQQLVNAVKTNMTARGYTFVTNSKLNKPDLGLRLGVIKQVNVDVYYPGWWDGYAGWFPYWWGGYYPYYYPWTTVYTYTTGSVILDAYDLKNAKTNREYRVIWNSTAFGALGSDVGGEFK, from the coding sequence ATGAAAAAACATATTCTTTTATTAATTGCAGTTGCAATTGGATTTGCATCGTGCAGAAAAGAACCCGATTATAATCAATTGTCTTCCGACTTTATCGTGTCAACAAATTTCGATAAATCAGTATCGTTTAATACTTACAAAACCTATTACATATCTGATACGGTCATCAATCTGGGTGGTACAGGTAAAGACACTGTTATTACCGATGCCAACGCACAGCAGTTGGTTAATGCTGTGAAAACCAATATGACGGCGAGAGGGTACACATTTGTTACTAACTCAAAACTTAACAAGCCCGATCTCGGCCTTCGCCTGGGGGTTATCAAACAAGTAAATGTTGATGTTTATTATCCCGGCTGGTGGGATGGCTATGCCGGTTGGTTCCCATATTGGTGGGGTGGGTATTATCCTTATTACTACCCGTGGACTACCGTTTACACCTATACAACAGGTAGTGTTATCCTCGACGCTTATGATTTGAAGAACGCTAAAACTAACCGCGAGTACCGGGTGATCTGGAACTCTACAGCATTTGGCGCTTTAGGATCTGATGTGGGGGGGGAATTTAAATAG
- a CDS encoding DUF2252 domain-containing protein encodes MKQGRKVWEPLPTLEERSNDGKTKREQTPREAHSSSAYDKADRVDPVSLIIDSNEDRLPDLVPIRHSRMLQSPFAFFRGAALIMAEDLSYTPNSGIYVQSCGDCHLMNFGGYATPERKQVFDINDFDETLSAPFEWDLKRLAASIVLAGRYRGFADKENKKAAFSAVKMYAEKMQKYATMHQLDIWYSRLDKKTILELFKSEEEFTKRFKLAASKAKRRTQENAFPKLSAMQDGKRKIVDEPPLIYHLPDNGELFEKAQVFFDGYLEHITDDKKALLRRFRLVDVAVKVVGVGSVGTRCYIALFMAEDDDPLILQFKEAKKSVLESYNPKTPYKNHGERIVNGQKLMQAVSDIFLGWTRSNEGRDFYVRQLRDMKASANIDNFTPGIYSNYALLCGWALAKSHAKSGMSPEIAGYVGKSDVFAEAIAGFAVGYADQTEKDYEALLIAAQNGRISVQAEV; translated from the coding sequence ATGAAACAAGGAAGAAAAGTTTGGGAACCGCTGCCTACTTTAGAAGAAAGATCTAATGATGGTAAAACCAAGCGTGAACAAACGCCAAGAGAAGCGCATAGCAGTAGTGCGTATGATAAGGCCGATAGGGTAGACCCTGTTAGCCTTATCATCGATTCAAACGAGGATAGACTGCCGGATCTGGTACCGATAAGGCATTCGCGGATGCTGCAATCGCCGTTTGCATTTTTCAGAGGTGCAGCACTTATTATGGCTGAAGACCTGTCGTATACACCCAATAGTGGTATATATGTACAATCTTGCGGCGATTGCCATTTAATGAATTTCGGCGGTTACGCCACGCCCGAGCGGAAACAGGTTTTTGATATCAATGATTTTGACGAAACCCTGAGTGCCCCGTTTGAGTGGGATTTAAAAAGATTAGCTGCAAGCATTGTGCTTGCCGGCAGGTATAGGGGATTTGCAGATAAGGAAAACAAGAAAGCAGCGTTTAGCGCCGTGAAAATGTATGCCGAAAAGATGCAAAAATACGCCACCATGCATCAATTGGATATTTGGTATAGCCGCCTCGATAAGAAAACAATCCTGGAATTATTTAAGAGTGAAGAGGAGTTTACCAAACGTTTTAAACTGGCTGCTTCAAAGGCAAAGCGCCGGACACAGGAAAACGCATTTCCCAAATTATCAGCCATGCAGGATGGTAAAAGAAAGATTGTTGATGAACCTCCATTAATTTATCACCTGCCGGATAATGGTGAATTGTTTGAGAAAGCACAGGTGTTTTTTGATGGTTACCTCGAACATATTACAGATGATAAAAAAGCCTTGCTGCGAAGGTTTCGCCTTGTGGATGTTGCGGTTAAGGTGGTAGGAGTAGGCAGCGTAGGTACCAGGTGTTACATCGCATTATTTATGGCCGAAGATGATGATCCACTGATTTTGCAGTTTAAAGAAGCTAAGAAATCGGTATTGGAATCTTACAATCCCAAAACACCCTACAAAAATCATGGGGAGCGCATTGTGAACGGCCAGAAGTTGATGCAGGCAGTAAGCGATATTTTTTTAGGGTGGACACGATCAAATGAAGGCCGCGACTTTTACGTAAGGCAATTGCGCGACATGAAGGCAAGCGCCAATATTGACAATTTCACACCTGGCATATATTCAAATTACGCCTTGCTATGCGGCTGGGCGCTGGCCAAATCACATGCAAAAAGTGGCATGTCGCCCGAAATTGCCGGTTATGTTGGCAAAAGCGATGTATTTGCTGAGGCCATTGCCGGTTTCGCGGTTGGCTATGCCGATCAAACTGAGAAAGACTATGAAGCACTGTTAATTGCAGCGCAGAATGGCCGGATTAGTGTACAGGCCGAGGTTTAA
- a CDS encoding DUF1254 domain-containing protein, translating to MKKLLIILFPVFLFADGYSQGKKPGNFNNSTVTINGKAQVVNIDSARAIAKDAWIYGYSMFYNYKTIYLYGINKNYSDYAGGFNRFKHYAKMFTPADTSIVTPNDDTPYSWAMLNLTAEPVILHVPDISNRYYVMQLIDLYTYNFAYVGTRATGTKAGNYMIVGPNWHGDKPAGVDKVFKCETNLVTILGRTEVKGESDIPNVKSIQAQYKLMPLHEFEKKAAPALVKYALPLPVWKDKDYSSTAFIGVLNSLLQYTSVHPSEINLRKRFASIGIAPGLATDKIKYPKEITDAINAGIKDGQQTLAKSEAKTISSINLFGTREDLHNNYLTRATAAAMGLFGNTKEEAVYTGSIRDNTGKYLMGTSKYTLTFTKDQIPPVKYFWSITAYVIPQRYLVKNPINRYSIGDRSKALKYEKDGSLIIYLQSTSPGKDKESNWLPSPASGPFNYVVRLYGPKEAVTNGVWKQPLPVKQGK from the coding sequence ATGAAAAAGCTTCTCATTATTCTTTTTCCGGTATTTCTGTTCGCTGACGGATATAGTCAGGGTAAAAAACCGGGTAATTTTAATAACTCAACTGTGACTATCAATGGTAAGGCGCAGGTTGTGAATATTGATTCGGCAAGGGCTATCGCTAAAGATGCCTGGATTTATGGCTATTCAATGTTTTATAACTATAAAACCATTTACCTGTATGGTATCAATAAGAACTATTCTGATTATGCAGGCGGTTTTAATCGTTTTAAGCATTATGCTAAAATGTTTACACCTGCAGATACCAGCATTGTTACGCCTAATGATGACACGCCATACTCATGGGCTATGCTTAACCTTACTGCCGAGCCTGTGATATTGCATGTGCCCGACATTAGCAACCGGTATTATGTAATGCAGCTTATTGATTTGTATACTTATAATTTTGCTTATGTAGGCACACGTGCCACTGGCACTAAAGCCGGCAATTATATGATTGTTGGCCCTAACTGGCATGGCGATAAACCTGCAGGAGTTGACAAGGTATTTAAATGCGAAACCAACCTGGTAACCATTTTAGGCCGCACAGAGGTAAAAGGTGAAAGTGATATTCCTAATGTAAAGAGCATCCAGGCACAGTACAAGTTGATGCCATTGCACGAGTTTGAAAAGAAAGCGGCCCCGGCGCTGGTTAAATATGCTTTACCGCTACCTGTGTGGAAGGATAAAGATTATTCTTCTACCGCATTTATTGGTGTGCTTAATTCATTGTTGCAATACACCAGTGTACACCCATCAGAAATAAACCTGCGGAAAAGATTTGCCAGTATTGGCATTGCGCCGGGTTTAGCAACAGATAAGATCAAGTACCCGAAAGAAATTACCGATGCTATTAATGCCGGTATAAAAGATGGGCAGCAGACCCTGGCTAAGAGCGAGGCTAAAACAATTAGTTCTATCAATCTTTTCGGTACACGGGAAGATCTGCATAATAACTATTTAACCCGGGCTACGGCTGCGGCTATGGGGCTTTTTGGCAATACAAAAGAAGAAGCTGTATATACAGGCAGTATCAGGGATAATACCGGCAAGTATCTGATGGGGACAAGCAAGTATACACTGACTTTTACTAAGGATCAGATCCCGCCGGTGAAATACTTCTGGAGCATTACTGCATACGTTATCCCACAGCGTTATCTGGTTAAAAATCCAATTAACCGCTACTCGATAGGCGACAGGAGCAAAGCCTTGAAATATGAAAAAGATGGAAGCCTGATCATTTATTTACAGTCAACCTCGCCCGGAAAAGATAAGGAATCCAATTGGTTGCCAAGCCCGGCATCGGGTCCGTTTAATTATGTAGTACGGTTGTACGGGCCGAAAGAAGCCGTGACAAATGGCGTTTGGAAACAGCCTTTACCTGTAAAGCAGGGCAAGTAA
- a CDS encoding outer membrane beta-barrel protein, whose protein sequence is MEPLNTSSGHVNEVTLYSTPNKNALKISLMYKTFKYVLLVLCLSAHCLPVHGQALLALLFGKNIHNDNLSLGIHIGMETSGLTNTPSSNLLPGLIIGAYTNVKLKGQWELSNYFIFKSSRGAAAIPLAYQLQPNVPGAEDADIRRKLTYFELSPLLRYHVTTGLSFAAGPQLAVRTIAKDIYKITLPDGGKESITYNLRDQYGLVDFDVAADIQYAFYQGKGVRLNLRFSQGFVNVYKDEVPFNAKNQYIQLGVGIPIAIGKSKS, encoded by the coding sequence TTGGAACCCCTAAATACATCTTCCGGGCATGTTAATGAGGTTACTTTGTATAGTACCCCAAATAAAAACGCCTTAAAAATCAGCCTGATGTATAAAACCTTTAAATATGTATTGTTGGTATTGTGCTTATCGGCGCACTGTTTACCGGTGCATGGGCAAGCTTTGCTGGCTTTATTGTTTGGTAAAAATATACACAACGATAACCTGTCGTTGGGGATCCATATTGGTATGGAAACCTCTGGTTTAACCAACACGCCAAGCAGCAATTTACTGCCGGGCCTTATTATCGGTGCGTATACCAATGTAAAGTTAAAAGGGCAATGGGAGCTAAGTAACTACTTCATTTTTAAATCATCCAGAGGGGCTGCTGCAATTCCGTTAGCTTATCAGTTACAACCCAATGTGCCGGGTGCCGAAGATGCTGATATCAGGCGAAAGCTTACTTATTTCGAGCTGAGCCCATTACTGCGGTATCATGTAACAACAGGGCTAAGCTTCGCAGCAGGTCCACAGCTTGCAGTTAGAACCATCGCTAAAGATATATATAAAATAACCCTGCCCGATGGTGGTAAAGAAAGCATCACCTACAACTTACGTGATCAATACGGCTTGGTAGATTTTGACGTGGCCGCAGATATCCAATATGCCTTTTACCAGGGCAAAGGCGTAAGGCTTAATCTTCGTTTTTCGCAAGGCTTTGTAAATGTGTACAAAGACGAAGTGCCTTTCAATGCAAAAAATCAATACATACAGTTAGGCGTGGGTATCCCAATAGCCATCGGAAAATCTAAATCATAA